In the genome of Limanda limanda chromosome 15, fLimLim1.1, whole genome shotgun sequence, one region contains:
- the LOC133020789 gene encoding uncharacterized protein LOC133020789: MGQLLSSDEECSQVKDALGSLLFIAMREGGAVPDLGVVHPLLLANQHERFDPQDRLQQQLRELQGDIGNRAPAYLRDLIGRLTTFSDEPRLAGLVGLVVTMVMDMAYTSSRPASGGKGKSAGSSSGQRVGELQELMEEHLKRCRIHLSDRNKLIQDAARLEGQVSLTLTQLKTCLLGGDCDSRSLRHWASAAAFHIQMLVHLAGLEGGAEPQAARAEPRAARAALEQYKEDLTLIIPAYRRYKSNTVSVVKCRGGLSASCDPSYETPEDGSMTGLTLTDRETGKSVTLPLSTLETQTGRSRRPDGSSVASSMNLDLITSDQYAQAYVERLFSGDGPVAELQSFFNTASERLLTTRPGSTDRPGGGEEEEGGAGGEPAEGGHGDQRVDGARGDRQDEMERRGRGEERKELDQREESLQLSIRETQPEESLRPGESGK, from the exons aTGGGCCAGCTGCTCTCCTCAGATGAAGAGTGTTCTCAGGTGAAGGACGCCCTtggctccctcctcttcatcgccaTGCGGGAGGGCGGAGCCGTGCCGGACCTGGGCGTTGTCCACCCGCTCCTCTTGGCCAATCAGCACGAGCGGTTCGACCCCCAGGACCGCCTCCAGCAACAGCTGAGAGAG ctgcagGGCGACATTGGGAACAGGGCGCCCGCCTACctgagggatctgattggccggtTGACGACCTTCTCCGATGAGCCGCGCCTGGCTGGATTGGTGGGACTggtggttaccatggtgatggaTATGGCCTACACGTCATCGAGACCGGCGTCGGGGGGGAAAGGGAAGTCAGCCGGGTCGTCGTCGGGTCAG cgggtgggggagctgcaggagctgatggAGGAGCACCTGAAGCGCTGCAGGATCCACCTGAGCGACAGGAACAAGCTGATCCAGGACGCCGCCCGGCTGGAGGGACAGGTCAGCCTCACGCTCACCCAGCTGAAGACCTGCCTGCTGGGGGGGGACTGCGACTCCag gtccctGAGGCACTGGGCCAGCGCAGCAGCGTTCCACATCCAGATGCTGGTTCACCTGGCCGGACTGGAAGGGGGGGCGGAGCCACAGGCGGCGAGGGCGGAGCCCCGGGCGGCGAGGGCGGCGCTGGAGCAGTACAAGGAGGACCTCACACTGATCATACCTGCTTACAG GAGGTATAAGTCCAACACAGTGAGCGTGGTGAAATGTCGGGGGGGTCTGTCTGCGTCATGTGACCCCTCCTACGAGACGCCGGAGGACGGATCCATGACGGGACTCACGCtgacggacagagagacagggaagaGCGTGACGCTGCCTCTGTCCACCTTGGAGACACAAACAG GGAGAAGCAGGAGACCTGATGGTTCCTCTGTGGCCTCCTCCATGAACCTGGACCTGATCACCTCAGATCAATACGCCCAGGCCTATGTGGAGCGGCTGTTCTCTGGTGACGGACCCGTGGCCGAGCTGCAGAGCTTCTTCAACACGGCCAGCGAGCGTCTGCTCACAACCCGACCGGGATCCACAGACCGGCccggggggggagaggaggaggaaggaggcgcCGGGGGGGAACCTGCAGAGGGAGGACATGGAGACCAGCGAGTGGACGGAGCCAGAGGTGATAGACAAGacgagatggagaggagaggaagaggagaggagaggaaggaactCGACCAAAGAGAGGAAAGTTTGCAACTGAGCATCAGAGAGACGCAGCCGGAGGAAAGTCTCCGTCCGGGAGAGTCAGGGAAATAA